In Parvularculales bacterium, the genomic stretch CCTGTTTGAAACGACCGAACATCTGCCGGCCGCTACTGCCAACAGACGCGGTATCACAGGTGCTCTGGAGAGCGGTGTGGAAGAGACAAATTATCTGAAGTTCCTAACGTTCAATGATCTGATTGAATGGGAGAGGGGCATGCGCGGCGAGCAGGACAAAAAAACGGCCCTGACGACTCTTTACCGCAATGACGATATGATTATGGGTCTGGTCGGTGGTCGTTGTAAGGAGACGGGCGTTGTGCAGTTTCCCCGAACGCGGATTTCCGTCAATCCCAATAATAATACGGTAGATACGCAAGAGCCTTATAAGTTCGCCGAGCGCAAGGCGAGTGTTTTATCATGGTCGGCGGATTATTTATCTTTCTCTCTTTCTCCGCCTAACCATTACGGCATGGTGGTCTTTGATGAAGGGGGCCGGATTATGATGGATTTCACCGATGTTGCACCGGGGGAGGTGGATTCGGGCATGCCGGTGCGGCTGGTGTTCAGAATTAAGGACTTTGACAAGCAGCGCGGATTTCGGCGTTATTTCTGGAAGGCCGTGCCTGTAAGAAAGTGAGGGAAAATATAGGCTGGTTTAGGTGTACTAAGTGCAAATACATCTCAGATCTATGTCCCAAAAACACCCGGCCCGCCCACATGAAGGAGCATATCAATGCTGCATGATCTTGACGATGTGACCATGAACACCGCTTCTGCCGATGACATGAAAACCATCGTGGAGTTTTCAAGGGCAGAAGGCTGGAATCCCGGAAAGGACGATGCGATTATATTCAGGGCAACGGACCCTAAAGGTTTCTACGTGGCGAAGCATAAAGGTGAAGTTATCGCCTCTATTTCTGTCGTTAATCACAATGACACTTTTGCCTATATGGGCTTTTATATCTGCCGGCCTGATTACCGGGGGAAGGGCATCGGGATGGCGCTCTGGAACCATGCAATCAAGTGGGCCGGCACACGTGACATCGGCCTGGACGGTGTCCGGGAACAGGAGGCCAATTACGTCAAAAGCGGTTTTGTGAAGGTCATGGATAGCTGCCGTTATGAAGGCCAACTTGCGGGGCGGGGCCATCCTGATATTCGTCTTGCCGGTGACGATGACATAGATGATCTGATAGAAATGGATGCCGCTGCGAATGGTGTCCGGCGGTCAGTTTTTGTTCAGGTGTGGACGGCCTCGACGCCGGACCGTAAAACCGTAATGTTTGATGATGGATCAGGCTTTGCCACAATCCGCGCCTGTCAAAATGGGGTTAAGATCGGCCCGGTGATTTGTGATGATGTCAATAAGGCCATGATGCTGGTGGAGGCGTGCCTTGATTTGATGCCGTCAGATCCGGTGATTATAGATGTGCCCGAAGAGAATACGGCGATGATAAAGACCCTGACCGGTAAAGGTTTCAGTGAAACTTTTGTGGCCGCCCGGATGTATCGCGGCAAGGTACCACAAATTTCTCCCCGTCTTCACGCCATAGCGGGTATGGAACTGGGGTAAGGAAAGGGGCTCATAGGTCATAGCGCTCAATCAGCCTAAACCCCCGCTATGCCAGGAGTTACAGGAATCTCACAAGGCTTCAAATGATTGTTACAAGGCCTTCAAAGAATTGACTGAAATAGCGTTTAATGGAACTATCGCCGGATAGACGAATCTTCCTGATAGGAGCATCTACGGTGATGCCGGAAGTCAAAATGAAACATTTTGTACTTATAGCAGCGTTATTATTTTCTTTGTCTCTTACCGCTTGTGGCGGTGGAAAAGGCAACCCTTTCTATAAAAGACAACTCAACGCCGGAAAACCCGTATGTGAAGAGGTTGAGTTTGTACTCTTCAAGATGCGGGGCGGCATAAATACTCCGGTCGGGGAAGAATATCCTGCCAAAGCGGAAAATGTAAGATGGGGTGCCGCCGGCATTATGTTTTTTCCGCTTTGGTTGAGTCTGAACCTGATTGAAACCGCAACCGGAACCGGAGAGATTGCGCTACCTTCTACCTATGGAAAGCGTGGTCGTATAAAGGATCGCTTAATAAAAGAGCAGGATTGCGATTTCTGATTGATCTGATTGAGTAGTCATGGTGAGGCCGGAGGCGGAGATTTTTGCCTGTTTTGTGCTCTAATCAGCCATAACAAAGCCAACTTAAGTGCATAACTCCCAAAAAATCAGACAAAAACGTGTTCAAAAAACCTTGTCATGTGA encodes the following:
- a CDS encoding OB-fold domain-containing protein; this translates as RVAARFLGSYSLRVDFVDHFRGAGEEFDYNWEERWIRDEGFSKIVPEAIKGVLEKTGVKGEDIDIFILPCLFPRLGEKLSTSCGIKPESVRDTLSVTLGEMGCAHGLAMLVHALQEAKPGQKILLTQFGGGCDALLFETTEHLPAATANRRGITGALESGVEETNYLKFLTFNDLIEWERGMRGEQDKKTALTTLYRNDDMIMGLVGGRCKETGVVQFPRTRISVNPNNNTVDTQEPYKFAERKASVLSWSADYLSFSLSPPNHYGMVVFDEGGRIMMDFTDVAPGEVDSGMPVRLVFRIKDFDKQRGFRRYFWKAVPVRK
- a CDS encoding GNAT family N-acetyltransferase, whose product is MLHDLDDVTMNTASADDMKTIVEFSRAEGWNPGKDDAIIFRATDPKGFYVAKHKGEVIASISVVNHNDTFAYMGFYICRPDYRGKGIGMALWNHAIKWAGTRDIGLDGVREQEANYVKSGFVKVMDSCRYEGQLAGRGHPDIRLAGDDDIDDLIEMDAAANGVRRSVFVQVWTASTPDRKTVMFDDGSGFATIRACQNGVKIGPVICDDVNKAMMLVEACLDLMPSDPVIIDVPEENTAMIKTLTGKGFSETFVAARMYRGKVPQISPRLHAIAGMELG